One genomic window of Cheilinus undulatus linkage group 7, ASM1832078v1, whole genome shotgun sequence includes the following:
- the nrl gene encoding neural retina-specific leucine zipper protein: MSSPPLPMPSLPPSPLAMEYLNDFDLLKFEVKSDTPPLPAQCAFPKSGLPHDPSSSPYTSHPPQDSSLSSSPYNSLPPSPTLSDTHPPPSGSSSLSSSSSSISFPLSISNSFTSGVSSASQGNVEGSPAHSGPQGPTPASLEDLIWLAALQQQFGGEVTGPATLLGALGGVPERGDRERGPVNGFLGCEDAVEALLNSAAAAVSSQFPGLSQSSSSNLGDSSSDSGGDISCTKGADMCHRPLVFLSSAPPSLPGSTPYPQALSPSGRLHHHQHHHHQHHPHHPMHGNHHHHHHPQVNQCGVNERFSDEQLVSLSVRELNRHLRGVSKDEVVRLKQKRRTLKNRGYAQSCRYKRLQHRHALESEKHVLTQQLEQLQCELTRVLRERDAYKARYEKLLSTNHSIASDAPATRTSNPPSPPPDYFL; this comes from the exons AtgtcctctcctcccctccccaTGCCCTCCCTCCCCCCGAGCCCCCTGGCCATGGAGTACCTGAACGACTTCGACCTGCTCAAGTTTGAGGTGAAATCTGACacccctcctcttcctgctcAGTGTGCGTTTCCTAAATCAGGTCTCCCTCATGACCCCTCCAGCTCCCCGTACACCAGCCATCCTCCCCAGGACTCCAGCCTGAGCTCCAGCCCGTACAACTCACTGCCCCCCTCGCCGACACTCAGCGACACCCATCCGCCTCCATCCGGCTCTTCCTCCCTttcctcatcatcctcctccatctccttccCCCTCTCCATCTCCAACAGCTTCACCTCTGGCGTAAGCTCCGCCTCCCAGGGCAACGTGGAGGGCAGCCCGGCCCACAGCGGGCCCCAGGGGCCTACCCCAGCCTCCCTGGAGGACCTGATCTGGCTGGCAGCTCTTCAGCAGCAGTTTGGAGGAGAGGTAACGGGGCCCGCCACCCTGCTGGGAGCCCTGGGAGGAGTACCTGAGAGAGGGGACCGAGAGAGGGGGCCCGTCAACGGGTTCCTGGGCTGTGAGGATGCTGTGGAGGCGCTACTGAACTCAGCTGCTGCAGCCGTCAGCTCACAG TTTCCGGGTCTTTCTCAGAGCTCCAGCAGTAACCTCGGCGACTCCAGCAGCGACAGTGGAGGTGACATCTCCTGCACCAAAGGGGCAGACATGTGCCACCGCCCGCTCGTCTTTCTCTCATCTGCTCCTCCATCGCTACCCGGCTCTACTCCGTACCCACAAGCCCTCAGCCCCTCAGGCCGCCTTCATCACCaccagcatcatcatcatcagcaccACCCGCACCATCCCATGCATGGcaaccatcaccatcaccaccacccaCAAGTTAACCAG TGCGGCGTGAACGAGCGCTTCTCCGACGAGCAGCTGGTGAGCCTGTCGGTGCGCGAGCTGAACCGACACCTGCGGGGCGTGAGCAAGGATGAGGTGGTCCGTCTGAAGCAGAAACGACGCACGCTAAAGAACCGTGGCTACGCCCAGTCCTGCCGCTACAAACGACTGCAGCACCGTCACGCCCTGGAGTCGGAGAAGCACGTGCTCACACAGCAG TTGGAGCAGCTCCAGTGCGAGCTGACTCGGGTGCTGCGGGAGAGAGACGCCTACAAGGCTCGCTACGAGAAGCTCCTGAGCACCAACCACAGCATCGCCAGCGACGCACCAGCAACCCGCACCAGCAACCCACCTTCACCGCCCCCTGACTACTTCCTCTGA